The nucleotide sequence TATGGCCGAGTATCTGCGTTCACTCGGCATAGATCCCAATAATTTACCCCAATAACAAAAAATGTCGATTTGGGAAAATTATCTATTCTCGAAAATCTTGAAAATACTGCCACGACTTGAAATAACTCCCATTTTTGAGATAATACAAATTAACTAACTCCCCCAGAGGTTTATGACCATGACACCAACCTCAACCCTTTCCCAAACTCAAAAACCTGAAATTGAATGGGAGAAGCTGCCCCCAGACTTTCCCCTACCTGATGATCCTGTGGACAATATCTTGCAACCCTTACTCGCCGCCATATTAAGAGAAATCCTAGAACTGGCGGGACTCATTAGCGCAGAAATGCTGATCGCTACCAATTTTGGACTCTGTGCCAAAGTTGACGGGAAAACCGTAGTCAAAGCGCCTGACTGGGTTTATGTCCGTAAAGTTAACCAAGGTAATGAAAATAAAAGAAGTTACACCCCTCATTTAGAAGGGGAAGTTCCCCTGATGGTGATGGAATTTTTATCGGATACCGATGGGGGAGAATATTCAGTTAATCCTAATTATCCCTATGGAAAATGGTATTTTTATGAAAAAATCCTCGAAGTTCCCTTTTATATCATTTTTGAACCCGAAAGCGGACGGCTAGAAGTCTATCGACTTATATCAGGACACTATGAAAAACAATCACCTGATGAACTTGGCTATTATTGGATCTCGGAAATGGGATTATATCTAGGCGTTTGGCAAGGAACAAAAACCCAAATAAGCGGCAATTGGTTACGATGGTGGGACTCTGACCAAAATATGCTGCCTTTGGGCACAGAAGGCATTGAACAAGAACGCCAACGGACAGAAACTGAACGCCAACGGGCACAACAAATACAGACTCAGTTCGAACAAGAACAACAAAGAACGACTCGCATGGCAGAATATCTCCGTTCTCTAGGGGTTGATCCTGACAATTTATAGCCAAAGCTTGCCCCTCGCGGTGTTGAAGGGGCACACAAGCAATAGACAATAAAAATCCTTGTCTTTCACTAACTTAATGACCACTACAGGCTAAAAATTGGGAACTATAAAAAGGTAAGAAGATCTTTTTAGAATGAACTCAACGCGGCTATGTTACCTATTTCGGTCATTACTGTTACTCATAATCATGCCCCTTATATTGCTCGCTGTCTAGATGCCCTATTACCTGAAGTCAAGCAAGTTGGCGGTGAAATAATCCTGATCGATAACCGTTCAGACGATGAAAGCTATCAAATTGCATCTGCTTACCCTGATGTTCAGCTTTATCTTAACCCAGAA is from Gloeothece verrucosa PCC 7822 and encodes:
- a CDS encoding Uma2 family endonuclease, with product MTPTSTLSQTQKPEIEWEKLPPDFPLPDDPVDNILQPLLAAILREILELAGLISAEMLIATNFGLCAKVDGKTVVKAPDWVYVRKVNQGNENKRSYTPHLEGEVPLMVMEFLSDTDGGEYSVNPNYPYGKWYFYEKILEVPFYIIFEPESGRLEVYRLISGHYEKQSPDELGYYWISEMGLYLGVWQGTKTQISGNWLRWWDSDQNMLPLGTEGIEQERQRTETERQRAQQIQTQFEQEQQRTTRMAEYLRSLGVDPDNL